Proteins co-encoded in one Arachis stenosperma cultivar V10309 chromosome 7, arast.V10309.gnm1.PFL2, whole genome shotgun sequence genomic window:
- the LOC130941890 gene encoding uncharacterized protein LOC130941890, producing MTGEEVSGPAGPKLLRLLYFVGAGVICTAAINKYRDYERKTLIQQQQQQLKTKAVAVEAPTSPDSAVATVHKALK from the exons ATGACCGGCGAAGAGGTTTCCGGCCCCGCTGGCCCCAAACTCCTCCGCCTCCTCTACTTCGTCGGCGCCGGAG TGATCTGCACCGCCGCCATCAATAAGTACCGCGATTACGAGAGGAAGACTCTCAttcagcagcagcagcagcagttGAAGACCAAGGCAGTCGCTGTAGAAGCTCCAACTTCGCCGGATTCTGCTGTTGCCACCGTCCACAAAGCtctcaaataa